The Pseudomonas parafulva genome window below encodes:
- a CDS encoding sulfite exporter TauE/SafE family protein produces MPELLPALVSALVLGLLGGGHCLGMCGGLMGALTLAIPPEQRARRLRLLIAYNLGRVLSYAVAGLLLGLAGWALAGSPAVQMLRVLAALLLIAMGLYLAGWWSGLTRIEALGRGLWRHLQPIASHLLPVSSLPRALLLGALWGWLPCGLVYSTLLWAASQGNAVHSALLMLAFGVGTWPVLLVTGLAAERVTAVLRRRHVRMAGGVLVMLFGLWTLPGPHQHWLMGH; encoded by the coding sequence GTGCCTGAACTGCTGCCTGCGCTCGTCTCGGCACTGGTGCTGGGCCTGCTCGGCGGCGGCCATTGCCTGGGCATGTGCGGCGGCCTGATGGGCGCGCTGACCCTGGCCATCCCGCCTGAACAACGCGCACGTCGCCTGCGTCTGTTGATCGCCTACAACCTGGGACGCGTGCTCAGCTACGCAGTCGCCGGGCTGTTGCTGGGCCTGGCCGGTTGGGCCTTGGCCGGCAGCCCGGCGGTGCAGATGCTGCGGGTGCTGGCAGCCCTGTTGCTGATCGCCATGGGCCTGTACCTGGCGGGCTGGTGGAGCGGACTGACACGCATCGAGGCGCTGGGGCGCGGGCTGTGGCGACATCTGCAGCCCATCGCTTCGCACCTGCTACCGGTGTCCAGCCTGCCCCGCGCGTTACTGCTCGGCGCGCTCTGGGGCTGGCTGCCGTGCGGGCTGGTCTACAGCACCCTGCTGTGGGCAGCGAGCCAGGGTAACGCGGTGCACAGCGCACTACTGATGCTCGCCTTCGGTGTCGGCACCTGGCCGGTCTTGCTGGTCACGGGCCTGGCAGCCGAGCGTGTCACCGCCGTGCTGCGCCGACGCCACGTGCGCATGGCGGGCGGTGTGCTGGTGATGCTGTTCGGCCTCTGGACCCTACCGGGCCCGCATCAGCATTGGTTGATGGGGCATTGA